One genomic window of Candidatus Pseudobacter hemicellulosilyticus includes the following:
- a CDS encoding glycosyltransferase family 2 protein, which yields MKTCYVVVVNYKRWEDTVACLRSLFGSQYPAIKALVVDNLSGNQSLEQIAGQLRAAPLEWPAVQGQADFTLTTAESLSGLDFRQLPDLLLVQNNRNAGFAAGNNLVLQYLQHLDGYVFLLNPDMTLHPAALQALSGATLQWPNAVFGLQTRSFDQPDQVLFYGGGTIRYATATVKMQETPTDGSQLDYISGGALFLDATTLKAVGLLPEDYFLYWEETDWCQQAIRKGYTLAVCPEAICYDKVSTVIGRGFLSDYYYTRNGLLFLRKYAKGSLPTALLGTFLRAGKRLLAGRGDRAKGMWRGVVDFLTGKDNGH from the coding sequence ATGAAGACTTGTTATGTTGTAGTGGTGAACTATAAACGATGGGAAGATACGGTAGCCTGTCTGCGCTCTCTTTTCGGGAGCCAGTACCCGGCCATCAAAGCCCTGGTGGTGGATAACCTGTCAGGCAACCAGTCCCTGGAACAGATAGCCGGGCAACTGCGGGCAGCGCCCCTGGAATGGCCGGCGGTACAGGGACAGGCAGACTTTACCCTTACAACCGCTGAATCGCTGTCCGGCCTGGACTTCCGGCAACTTCCTGACCTGCTCCTGGTGCAGAACAACCGTAATGCGGGCTTCGCCGCAGGCAATAACCTGGTCCTGCAATACCTTCAGCACCTGGATGGATATGTCTTTCTTCTGAATCCCGATATGACCCTGCATCCGGCCGCTTTGCAGGCCCTGTCCGGGGCGACGCTGCAGTGGCCCAATGCTGTTTTTGGTTTGCAGACCCGCAGCTTCGACCAGCCGGACCAGGTCCTGTTCTATGGCGGCGGCACCATCCGCTATGCCACGGCCACCGTAAAAATGCAGGAAACACCCACAGATGGAAGCCAGCTGGATTATATCTCCGGCGGCGCTCTTTTCCTGGATGCTACCACCCTGAAAGCAGTTGGCCTGCTGCCGGAAGATTATTTTTTATACTGGGAAGAAACGGACTGGTGCCAGCAGGCTATCCGCAAAGGCTATACACTGGCCGTTTGTCCGGAAGCCATCTGTTATGATAAAGTCAGCACGGTTATTGGAAGAGGTTTCCTGTCAGATTACTACTATACCAGGAACGGGCTGCTGTTCCTGCGCAAATATGCCAAAGGCTCCCTGCCCACGGCCCTGCTGGGAACATTCCTGCGGGCCGGCAAGCGGCTGTTGGCCGGGCGCGGGGACAGGGCAAAGGGTATGTGGAGAGGAGTTGTTGACTTTTTAACAGGGAAGGATAATGGCCATTAA
- a CDS encoding ABC transporter ATP-binding protein: MEKVLAIQAKEISKTFHISEDSHNTVKHRLFNLFNPPRSKKVEAVKKMDFEVFKGECIGLLGRNGCGKSTLVRLLGGVYPTDTGSIRINGSTLLMNLGVGMSHELTARENIYVSASVLGLKIKEIDQLFDKIVDFAELQEFIDTKIKFFSSGMVARLGFSIAVNAGADIMFLDEIFAVGDMKFQEKAIKVFESSWIQGKTVILVSHSMDTIEKYCSRTAYMKNGEMVFFGDTKEAIRQYLVDNQ; the protein is encoded by the coding sequence ATGGAAAAAGTGCTGGCTATACAGGCTAAAGAGATTAGTAAAACCTTTCATATTTCAGAAGACAGCCATAATACTGTTAAGCACCGGTTGTTCAACCTGTTCAACCCTCCCCGCTCCAAGAAAGTGGAAGCGGTAAAAAAAATGGACTTCGAAGTTTTCAAAGGTGAATGTATTGGCTTGCTGGGCAGGAATGGCTGCGGTAAATCTACCCTGGTCAGGTTATTGGGGGGCGTATATCCTACGGATACCGGCAGTATCCGGATCAATGGCAGTACGCTATTGATGAACCTGGGAGTAGGGATGAGCCATGAACTGACTGCCAGGGAAAATATCTATGTTTCAGCATCCGTACTTGGGCTGAAGATCAAAGAAATTGATCAGCTTTTTGATAAGATTGTTGACTTTGCCGAACTGCAGGAATTCATTGACACCAAGATCAAGTTCTTTTCCTCCGGCATGGTGGCACGTCTGGGCTTTTCCATTGCCGTAAATGCAGGCGCCGATATCATGTTCCTGGATGAGATCTTTGCGGTGGGCGACATGAAATTCCAGGAAAAAGCCATCAAGGTCTTTGAATCCTCCTGGATACAAGGCAAAACAGTGATCCTTGTCAGCCATAGCATGGATACTATTGAAAAATACTGTTCCCGGACCGCCTATATGAAAAATGGCGAAATGGTTTTCTTTGGAGATACAAAAGAAGCTATCAGGCAGTACCTGGTGGACAATCAGTAA
- a CDS encoding DUF1972 domain-containing protein has protein sequence MNIGIIGTRGIPNAYGGFEQFAQYLGKGLVARQHAVTVYNSSDHPYQESQWEGIRLIHRKDWEGKIGTAGQFLYDLNCLRDARKRNFDILLHLGYTSDSIWHWQWPRKAINIVNMDGLEWKRSKYNAFTQSFLKKAEKWAVRHGDLLIADSTGIQQYLQTTYQQSSIFIPYGAELPVRYDPAILDQYQLQPETYYLVIARLEPENNIETIIRGYLLSGSNLPLLIIGNIKQKFGQYLQQQYPDPRIRFIAGIYDTRIIDSLRHYARLYFHGHSVGGTNPSLLEAMACQCTIAAHANPFNQAVLGTDAWYFSNPEAISQLLQQELPADLITTRKAANLQKIQTLYHWDSIIDAYEKVFREALDRRKAGR, from the coding sequence ATGAACATCGGCATAATAGGGACAAGGGGCATACCTAACGCATACGGAGGATTTGAACAATTTGCCCAATACCTGGGAAAAGGGCTGGTGGCCCGGCAGCATGCTGTGACCGTTTATAACTCCAGTGACCACCCCTACCAGGAAAGTCAATGGGAAGGTATCCGGTTGATCCACCGCAAAGACTGGGAAGGTAAAATTGGTACGGCCGGCCAGTTCCTGTACGACCTCAACTGCCTGAGGGACGCCAGGAAAAGAAATTTCGATATCCTCCTGCACCTGGGCTATACCAGTGATTCCATCTGGCACTGGCAATGGCCCCGCAAAGCCATCAATATTGTTAATATGGATGGGCTGGAATGGAAACGCAGCAAGTATAACGCCTTCACACAATCTTTTTTGAAAAAGGCGGAGAAATGGGCGGTGCGCCATGGAGACCTGCTGATTGCCGATTCCACCGGTATACAGCAATACCTCCAGACCACTTATCAGCAGTCCTCTATTTTTATTCCTTACGGAGCCGAGTTGCCGGTCCGGTATGATCCCGCCATCCTGGATCAATACCAGTTGCAACCTGAAACCTATTACCTGGTGATTGCCCGGCTGGAACCGGAGAACAATATTGAGACCATCATCCGCGGCTATCTCCTGTCCGGCAGTAACCTGCCCCTGCTGATCATCGGTAATATCAAACAAAAATTTGGACAATACCTCCAACAGCAGTACCCGGATCCCAGGATCCGCTTTATTGCCGGCATCTATGATACCCGGATCATCGACAGCCTGCGGCATTACGCCAGGCTGTATTTCCATGGCCATTCTGTAGGCGGCACCAATCCCTCCCTGCTGGAAGCCATGGCCTGCCAGTGCACTATTGCAGCACATGCCAATCCTTTCAACCAGGCCGTACTGGGCACGGATGCCTGGTATTTCTCCAACCCTGAAGCCATCAGCCAGCTGTTACAACAGGAACTGCCCGCCGATCTTATTACCACGAGGAAAGCTGCCAATCTGCAGAAGATACAGACCCTTTATCACTGGGACAGCATTATTGACGCGTATGAAAAAGTGTTCCGCGAAGCCCTGGACCGGAGGAAAGCAGGCCGGTGA
- a CDS encoding O-antigen ligase family protein, translating into MFMRTLFLKDETGTDFSRKEKMLYVLIAGFFISFYLRSHPVINNSVIGLLFIFSFYYNGLREKVRLLWQRKAVLLMLLFFLLHLISSLFSSNKQEALDMLALRSPLLLFPVSLGLIVISGKLKDRILWLYNLVTTGAAAVCLGWALVLYRQTGNAALLYNDSLSDAIGKQSIYFALMINLAVFSWVYLLNKRVSFINRGLAYCSILFLLFIHFLLASRMNMIVLYTCLLGYAVYYIIRRRKILEGLILVMGLVIGAFLLFKMFPKTFNRFRELGYTEYQFNNKAVESHYNMEVTADQWNGANIRLAIWQCGWELARTHWLTGVQLGDKEDRLMEVYREKDFQFAVKTQRNLHSNYLDVLVSFGVIGLLLFVTGYLLLPLLSCLRQHDGIGVFIVLAFAAAFFSETYFDRSMGAVLAGFFLSFVLSDKRLAAGKVTDCPPGTA; encoded by the coding sequence ATGTTCATGCGCACCTTATTCCTGAAAGATGAAACCGGCACTGATTTTTCCCGAAAGGAAAAAATGTTATATGTGCTGATTGCCGGATTTTTTATCAGCTTCTACCTGCGGTCTCATCCTGTTATCAATAATAGTGTTATCGGGTTGCTCTTTATTTTTAGCTTTTATTATAATGGACTACGGGAGAAAGTGCGGCTGTTGTGGCAGCGCAAAGCCGTCCTCCTGATGCTGCTGTTCTTTTTGCTGCATCTTATCAGCAGTCTTTTTTCCAGCAATAAACAGGAAGCCCTGGATATGCTGGCCCTGCGTTCCCCCCTGTTATTGTTCCCTGTTTCCCTTGGCCTTATTGTCATCTCCGGGAAATTGAAAGACCGGATACTTTGGCTGTACAACCTTGTTACCACCGGAGCTGCAGCTGTTTGCCTGGGCTGGGCCCTGGTGTTATACAGGCAGACCGGCAACGCAGCACTCCTCTACAATGACAGCCTCAGCGATGCCATTGGCAAACAATCTATTTATTTTGCGCTTATGATCAACCTGGCGGTCTTCAGCTGGGTATACCTGTTGAATAAGCGGGTCTCTTTTATTAACAGGGGGCTGGCTTACTGCAGCATACTTTTTCTTCTCTTCATTCATTTCCTGCTGGCCAGCCGGATGAATATGATTGTACTGTATACCTGTCTGCTGGGGTATGCTGTTTATTATATTATCCGGAGGAGGAAGATACTGGAAGGACTCATACTGGTGATGGGATTGGTGATAGGGGCTTTCCTGCTGTTCAAGATGTTTCCCAAGACATTCAACCGTTTCCGTGAACTGGGCTATACGGAATATCAGTTCAATAACAAAGCGGTAGAAAGTCATTATAATATGGAAGTCACGGCCGACCAGTGGAATGGCGCCAATATCCGCCTGGCCATCTGGCAATGTGGCTGGGAACTGGCCAGGACCCACTGGCTGACAGGTGTGCAGTTGGGTGATAAGGAAGACCGGCTGATGGAGGTGTATCGGGAGAAAGATTTCCAGTTTGCTGTTAAGACCCAGCGAAATCTACATAGTAATTACCTGGATGTACTGGTCAGCTTTGGTGTGATCGGTCTGCTCCTGTTTGTAACCGGTTACCTGCTGCTTCCCCTGCTGAGCTGCCTCCGCCAGCACGATGGGATTGGTGTTTTCATCGTACTGGCGTTTGCTGCTGCTTTTTTTTCCGAGACCTATTTTGATAGAAGCATGGGGGCAGTGCTGGCCGGGTTCTTTCTGAGTTTTGTGCTGAGTGATAAAAGGCTGGCGGCCGGCAAGGTTACTGATTGTCCACCAGGTACTGCCTGA
- a CDS encoding sugar transferase, whose translation MTTYSEIQSLGKKAGHPDHATSFRLYVTEKRKYLIFKRIFDVVLSSLVIIFLLSWLVPILALLIKLDSSGPVFFIQRRVGRWGKSFKCLKFRTMVVNDDANTRQASENDSRITRLGNFLRHSNLDELPQFFNVLVGDMSVVGPRPHMHADCNKFAEVISSYKFRHMVRPGITGLAQVKGYRGPTRNFESIFHRYQFDAFYVRNANFWLDVRIIRKTAGQTIQHLLAKFSDNAAASVQSPIKPVTGNWTAPVKHLN comes from the coding sequence ATGACGACGTATTCTGAAATTCAGTCCTTAGGAAAAAAAGCCGGTCACCCGGATCATGCTACCTCCTTTCGTTTATATGTGACAGAGAAGCGCAAGTACCTGATTTTTAAGCGTATATTCGATGTAGTATTATCCTCTCTGGTAATTATCTTTTTACTAAGCTGGCTGGTACCTATCCTGGCCTTACTGATTAAATTGGATTCCTCCGGTCCGGTATTTTTTATACAGCGCCGGGTAGGAAGGTGGGGAAAATCGTTTAAGTGCCTGAAATTCAGGACAATGGTTGTGAACGATGATGCCAATACCCGCCAGGCTTCAGAAAATGATTCCCGGATCACCCGCCTGGGCAATTTCCTGCGCCATTCCAACCTGGATGAGTTACCGCAGTTCTTTAATGTACTGGTGGGCGATATGAGCGTTGTAGGTCCCCGCCCACACATGCATGCAGACTGCAATAAATTCGCAGAAGTTATTTCCAGCTATAAGTTCCGTCATATGGTGCGCCCCGGCATTACCGGTCTGGCACAGGTGAAAGGCTACAGGGGACCTACCCGGAATTTTGAAAGCATTTTCCACCGCTACCAATTTGATGCGTTTTATGTACGCAATGCCAATTTCTGGCTGGATGTCCGGATCATTCGTAAAACAGCCGGACAAACTATACAGCACCTGCTGGCCAAGTTCTCTGATAATGCCGCCGCCAGTGTGCAATCTCCCATTAAGCCGGTTACCGGCAACTGGACCGCCCCTGTAAAGCACCTGAACTGA
- a CDS encoding glycosyltransferase: MKPKIAGCVVLYHPDPGVAGNIRTYMDGLDLLLLIDNSPQPRQELAAELSGTGPQLVYHFMDGNKGIAAALNKAAELAAAAGCQWLLTMDQDSHFQPGDADRLISSIGPVQEAFGKIGIITPFQQVHARFAQEQAGPFTLLRSAMTSGNLLQLSAWLSTGPFAEKLFIDYVDHEYCLRLRANGFAIIQVNEVQLVHALGHFAVRRFLGKTIGVSNHPPLRRYYITRNGLYTAVKYGLFDGRTSWFIGKGMITDLFRVVFFEQQKGKKIMAMIRGAWDALRGHFGKAG, encoded by the coding sequence ATGAAACCTAAAATAGCAGGTTGTGTAGTCCTGTACCATCCCGATCCCGGGGTGGCCGGCAATATCCGGACCTATATGGACGGTCTTGACCTGCTGCTGCTGATAGACAATTCCCCCCAGCCCCGGCAGGAGCTGGCAGCTGAACTGTCCGGGACCGGTCCGCAACTGGTATATCATTTCATGGATGGCAACAAAGGCATTGCCGCTGCCCTGAACAAGGCGGCGGAACTGGCTGCTGCTGCAGGCTGCCAGTGGCTGCTGACCATGGACCAGGACAGTCATTTCCAGCCTGGTGATGCGGACAGGCTGATCAGCAGTATCGGTCCGGTGCAGGAAGCTTTTGGGAAAATAGGGATCATTACCCCCTTCCAGCAGGTCCATGCCCGCTTTGCCCAGGAGCAGGCCGGCCCTTTTACCCTGCTGCGCTCAGCCATGACCTCCGGCAACCTGCTGCAGTTGTCCGCCTGGTTGTCTACCGGCCCCTTTGCAGAAAAATTATTCATTGATTATGTGGATCATGAATATTGTTTAAGACTCCGGGCCAACGGTTTTGCCATTATTCAGGTCAATGAGGTGCAACTGGTACATGCCCTGGGACATTTTGCCGTAAGGCGGTTCCTGGGGAAAACCATCGGCGTGTCCAACCACCCGCCCCTCCGCCGGTATTATATTACGCGGAACGGGTTGTATACAGCTGTTAAGTACGGCCTGTTTGACGGCAGGACCAGCTGGTTTATAGGAAAAGGGATGATCACAGACCTTTTCAGGGTGGTATTTTTTGAACAGCAGAAAGGGAAAAAAATCATGGCCATGATCAGGGGCGCCTGGGATGCCCTCCGCGGCCATTTCGGGAAAGCCGGGTGA
- a CDS encoding glycosyltransferase family 1 protein — MMNNEQKTGPIRIFVDAHVFDGKYQGTRTYLKELYNILAHQPNLELYLGAQDTENLRQNFPALPNVHFVALRSRQSWYRLLVEIPRLIRRHGIHYAHFQYIVPFRKNCRYIVTIHDMVFNEYPDEFSRTYRFSRNLLFRLAAMRSELVTTVSTYSRRSIARYLKMPEEKIAIVPNGVHERFFAPYDKQAAAAHIQDRFGVGPFILYVSRIEPRKNHLALLEAYLDLKLYQRGIYLVLLGYKSIPVPAMEKRLTGLPPEVRSFIFISGEVGNDDLLSFYQACRLFVYPSRAEGFGIPPLEAAALQVPVICANTTGMAEYDFFGEDHIDPLDGEALRARIQHHIDFPQLQGNLQAIAGLVAARYSWRSAADKLYQLIRSAARG, encoded by the coding sequence ATGATGAACAATGAGCAAAAGACAGGTCCTATCCGGATCTTTGTGGATGCCCATGTTTTTGATGGAAAATACCAGGGCACAAGGACCTACCTGAAAGAACTGTACAATATACTGGCCCATCAGCCCAACCTGGAACTGTACCTGGGCGCACAGGATACGGAGAACCTGCGGCAGAATTTCCCGGCGCTGCCTAATGTACATTTTGTGGCCCTGCGGTCCAGGCAGAGCTGGTACAGGTTGCTGGTAGAGATCCCGCGGCTGATCCGCCGGCATGGGATCCACTATGCCCATTTCCAGTATATTGTTCCTTTCCGGAAGAACTGCCGTTATATAGTGACCATCCATGATATGGTCTTCAATGAGTACCCGGACGAGTTTTCCCGGACCTATCGCTTTTCCCGTAACCTCCTGTTCCGGCTGGCTGCTATGCGGTCGGAGCTGGTGACCACGGTGTCCACTTATTCCCGCCGCTCCATTGCCCGTTACCTGAAAATGCCGGAGGAGAAAATTGCCATTGTGCCCAATGGCGTGCATGAACGTTTCTTTGCGCCCTACGATAAACAGGCGGCCGCCGCCCATATCCAGGACAGGTTTGGTGTTGGTCCATTTATCTTATACGTGAGCAGGATAGAGCCGCGCAAGAACCACCTTGCCCTGCTGGAGGCCTACCTGGACCTGAAATTGTACCAGCGGGGTATTTACCTGGTCCTGCTGGGTTATAAGAGTATACCAGTACCGGCCATGGAAAAACGCCTGACAGGGTTGCCGCCGGAGGTACGTTCTTTTATATTTATCAGTGGAGAAGTAGGTAATGACGACCTGCTAAGCTTTTACCAGGCCTGCCGGCTTTTCGTATATCCCTCGCGGGCAGAAGGTTTTGGCATTCCGCCCCTGGAAGCGGCTGCGCTGCAGGTGCCCGTTATCTGTGCCAATACCACGGGGATGGCTGAATATGATTTTTTTGGGGAGGATCATATTGATCCGCTGGACGGCGAAGCGCTGCGGGCCAGGATACAGCACCATATCGACTTCCCGCAGTTACAGGGTAATCTCCAGGCTATTGCCGGTCTTGTAGCCGCCCGTTATTCCTGGCGCAGTGCGGCGGATAAGCTGTACCAACTGATACGCTCAGCTGCCCGTGGTTAA
- a CDS encoding flippase, with translation MNNKPPARLWENFTALGIVQGTNFILPLLVIPYVIRVIGADGFGIVSIAQVIMMFLSTIADFGFNLTATREISLNRENATVVSRVFFSVVFTRLLICAVLFLLLLAALALMPQWQEYSRLYLLAFVTVLGQSLLMNWLFQGMERMRLVMYISLLARIVFVALVFLFIRTKEDKDYFIFFTGVGNLLAGLMSIWVAVLVFRIRWVMPSWARIWKELKDGWHIMVSNLSVSVFMYTNVVILGVFASKEMVGYYSVAEKVVMAARQLLSVYFQVIYPQVVQLAQRSKQELHGFLRKNYLPFLGAVLMGCTVLLLFPEFIVSIFLHENQAVAAVYLRVMSFVPFVVCLNIPVYQLLLAHNEKKSLLRIFLTGSLINIIMNSLLAHWLGAMGTCITVVCTELLITTALVMAANKKENTRPLRLFL, from the coding sequence ATGAACAATAAACCCCCTGCAAGACTTTGGGAGAATTTTACAGCTTTAGGGATTGTTCAGGGGACTAATTTTATCCTTCCTCTCCTTGTGATCCCCTATGTGATCAGGGTGATCGGGGCTGATGGCTTCGGTATTGTATCCATTGCCCAGGTGATCATGATGTTCCTGTCTACCATTGCAGATTTTGGGTTCAACCTGACCGCTACGCGGGAAATATCCCTGAACAGGGAAAATGCCACTGTTGTGTCCCGTGTTTTTTTCAGTGTGGTATTTACCCGCCTGCTGATCTGTGCGGTCCTTTTCCTCTTGCTGCTGGCGGCGCTGGCCCTGATGCCCCAATGGCAGGAATACAGCCGCCTCTATCTGCTGGCCTTTGTTACAGTGCTGGGGCAAAGCCTGCTCATGAACTGGTTATTCCAGGGCATGGAACGCATGCGGCTGGTGATGTATATCAGCCTGCTGGCCCGCATCGTATTTGTAGCGCTGGTATTCCTGTTCATCAGGACAAAAGAAGATAAGGACTATTTTATATTTTTTACAGGGGTTGGCAACCTCTTAGCCGGCCTGATGAGTATCTGGGTGGCTGTGCTGGTGTTCAGGATCCGCTGGGTGATGCCTTCCTGGGCCCGTATCTGGAAAGAGCTGAAAGATGGCTGGCATATTATGGTCTCTAATTTGTCTGTCAGTGTATTCATGTATACCAATGTGGTGATCCTGGGTGTTTTTGCCAGCAAGGAAATGGTGGGATATTATAGTGTGGCGGAAAAAGTAGTGATGGCTGCCCGCCAGTTGCTCAGCGTGTATTTCCAGGTCATTTACCCCCAGGTGGTGCAGCTGGCGCAGCGCAGCAAACAGGAATTGCATGGCTTCCTGCGGAAGAACTACCTGCCTTTCCTGGGTGCGGTATTGATGGGTTGTACCGTCCTGCTGCTGTTCCCGGAATTCATTGTCAGTATCTTCCTGCATGAGAACCAGGCTGTGGCCGCCGTTTACCTGCGTGTCATGAGCTTTGTACCCTTTGTAGTTTGCCTGAATATACCGGTGTACCAGCTGCTGCTGGCGCATAATGAAAAAAAATCCCTGCTGCGGATCTTCCTGACCGGCAGCCTTATCAATATTATCATGAACAGCCTGCTGGCCCATTGGTTAGGAGCAATGGGCACCTGCATTACGGTTGTCTGTACGGAACTGCTCATCACTACCGCACTGGTGATGGCCGCCAACAAAAAAGAAAATACCCGCCCGCTCCGTTTGTTTTTGTAG
- a CDS encoding ABC transporter permease, with protein MASVITDWIRRSNKLERLWLLAKIEFKLRYYENKLGLFWALIKPIMDIAIYYVVFQIIMRQGIPAFASYLFIGLILWNFFVESTTGTVQILHTKKYLYEYSNMNKLEIYVSTLLSNSIGFFFNFVMFLLFFNFLENTESSSTVYTLWIIPLFINLFILSLATSLIISSIYVIAKDISQIWQVFTTFLFFLSPIFYKLATFKEALPSFDYLNPLAGVIINARRITMEGIHPDFTLLFFDLGYAILLLLIGFLLLNKLGSKAAEKL; from the coding sequence GTGGCAAGTGTAATAACAGACTGGATCAGACGCTCCAACAAACTTGAGCGATTATGGTTACTGGCAAAAATTGAGTTTAAGCTAAGGTATTATGAGAACAAGCTGGGCTTGTTCTGGGCATTGATCAAGCCAATCATGGATATTGCTATTTATTATGTGGTGTTCCAGATCATTATGCGACAGGGCATACCGGCCTTTGCATCTTACCTTTTCATAGGATTGATCCTTTGGAATTTCTTTGTAGAGTCCACTACTGGCACCGTCCAGATCCTGCATACCAAGAAATACCTGTATGAATATAGCAATATGAACAAACTGGAGATCTATGTCTCCACCTTACTCAGTAACTCTATTGGCTTTTTCTTTAATTTCGTCATGTTCCTGCTTTTCTTCAATTTCCTGGAGAATACAGAAAGCAGCAGCACAGTATATACGTTATGGATCATTCCCCTGTTCATTAACCTGTTCATCCTGTCGCTGGCCACTTCACTGATCATTTCAAGTATTTATGTAATAGCCAAGGATATTTCCCAGATCTGGCAGGTATTTACCACCTTCCTGTTCTTCCTGTCACCGATATTTTACAAGCTGGCCACTTTTAAGGAAGCACTTCCTTCCTTCGATTATCTTAATCCTCTTGCAGGCGTCATCATCAATGCCAGAAGAATTACCATGGAGGGCATACATCCTGATTTCACGTTACTGTTCTTTGATCTGGGATATGCCATCCTGTTATTGCTGATTGGTTTTTTATTGTTGAATAAATTAGGTTCAAAGGCCGCTGAAAAATTATAA